A region from the Corylus avellana chromosome ca7, CavTom2PMs-1.0 genome encodes:
- the LOC132188699 gene encoding heterogeneous nuclear ribonucleoprotein 1 isoform X2 — protein MVRPAQCNLWLQEAFANYFSKYGDITDSVIMIDKHSGRPRGFGFVTFSDPAVADTVLAEDHVIDGRMVEVKRTVPREDIEVKGVLKTKKIFVGGIPASLTDDELKEYFSSYGSIIEHQIMLDHKTGRPRGFGFVTFESEDTVEKIFLEGKMHELGGKQVEIKKAEPKRAGGDYRGSAAKSYSGFGSGSAGYGGYKTGGGRDGGKMDRGYGGYGVYDGYGGYGGSYGESSASFYGGFGGYGYGYGYGAPMYGSAGYGAGGYGIPSAYGGPAGYGGSKGYGGVGGGGGGGYDNGKGYERGGSSLTRRYHPYQK, from the exons ATGGTTCGCCCAGCTCAATGCAACCTCTGGTTACAAG AGGCTTTTGCTAATTACTTCAGCAAGTATGGGGACATAACAGATTCTGTAATAATGATCGATAAACATTCAGGAAGGCCACGGGGGTTTGGATTTGTAACATTTTCTGACCCAGCAGTTGCTGATACGGTTTTGGCAGAAGACCATGTTATAGATGGCAGAATG GTTGAAGTGAAGAGGACAGTCCCAAGGGAGGATATAGAGGTTAAGGGGGTACTGAAAACAAAGAAGATTTTTGTTGGTGGAATACCAGCATCTTTGACTGATG ATGAATTGAAGGAATACTTCTCTTCTTACGGCAGTATTATTGAGCACCAAATTATGCTGGATCATAAAACTGGGCGGCCTAGAGGCTTTGGGTTTGTCACTTTTGAGAGTGAAGACACTGTAGAAAAAATCTTTTTGGAGGGAAAAATGCATGAACTTGGAGGCAAGCAG GTGGAAATAAAGAAGGCAGAACCCAAAAGAGCTGGTGGTGATTATAGGGGAAGTGCTGCTAAGTCATACAGTGGTTTTGGTAGTGGTTCAGCTGGGTATGGCGGGTATAAAACGGGAGGGGGTCGGGATGGTGGAAAAATGGACAGGGGTTATGGTGGGTATGGTGTCTATGATGGTTATGGTGGTTACGGGGGAAGCTATGGTGAAAGTTCTGCCAGTTTCTATGGTGGCTTTGGTGGATATGGATATGGATATGGGTATGGTGCACCCATGTACGGAAGTGCTGGATATGGAGCTGGTGGTTATGGCATTCCCAGTGCTTATGGCGGTCCTGCTGGATATGGTGGTAGTAAAGGATATGGAGGAGTTGGCggcggcggtggtggtggttatGACAATGGTAAAGGATATGAGAGGGGTGGCAGTTCTTTGACTAGAAGATACCATCCTTATCAGAAGTGA
- the LOC132188699 gene encoding heterogeneous nuclear ribonucleoprotein 1 isoform X1, with amino-acid sequence MEDYAEPSHFEDDQFAYNGEEYQEDFQDQEHHHQQQERKKFDSERGFEPNDNVGTAGNGIKHSIGHRDSASAGKLFVGGISWETTEEAFANYFSKYGDITDSVIMIDKHSGRPRGFGFVTFSDPAVADTVLAEDHVIDGRMVEVKRTVPREDIEVKGVLKTKKIFVGGIPASLTDDELKEYFSSYGSIIEHQIMLDHKTGRPRGFGFVTFESEDTVEKIFLEGKMHELGGKQVEIKKAEPKRAGGDYRGSAAKSYSGFGSGSAGYGGYKTGGGRDGGKMDRGYGGYGVYDGYGGYGGSYGESSASFYGGFGGYGYGYGYGAPMYGSAGYGAGGYGIPSAYGGPAGYGGSKGYGGVGGGGGGGYDNGKGYERGGSSLTRRYHPYQK; translated from the exons ATGGAAGATTACGCAGAACCATCCCATTTCGAAGACGATCAATTCGCCTACAATGGCGAAGAATATCAAGAAGATTTTCAGGACCAAGAGcaccaccaccaacaacaaGAACGAAAAAAATTCGATTCGGAGCGTGGTTTCGAACCGAACGATAACGTAGGTACCGCAGGCAATGGCATAAAGCACTCAATCGGTCACCGTGACTCGGCGTCTGCAGG AAAGCTTTTCGTTGGAGGCATTTCTTGGGAGACCACTGAAG AGGCTTTTGCTAATTACTTCAGCAAGTATGGGGACATAACAGATTCTGTAATAATGATCGATAAACATTCAGGAAGGCCACGGGGGTTTGGATTTGTAACATTTTCTGACCCAGCAGTTGCTGATACGGTTTTGGCAGAAGACCATGTTATAGATGGCAGAATG GTTGAAGTGAAGAGGACAGTCCCAAGGGAGGATATAGAGGTTAAGGGGGTACTGAAAACAAAGAAGATTTTTGTTGGTGGAATACCAGCATCTTTGACTGATG ATGAATTGAAGGAATACTTCTCTTCTTACGGCAGTATTATTGAGCACCAAATTATGCTGGATCATAAAACTGGGCGGCCTAGAGGCTTTGGGTTTGTCACTTTTGAGAGTGAAGACACTGTAGAAAAAATCTTTTTGGAGGGAAAAATGCATGAACTTGGAGGCAAGCAG GTGGAAATAAAGAAGGCAGAACCCAAAAGAGCTGGTGGTGATTATAGGGGAAGTGCTGCTAAGTCATACAGTGGTTTTGGTAGTGGTTCAGCTGGGTATGGCGGGTATAAAACGGGAGGGGGTCGGGATGGTGGAAAAATGGACAGGGGTTATGGTGGGTATGGTGTCTATGATGGTTATGGTGGTTACGGGGGAAGCTATGGTGAAAGTTCTGCCAGTTTCTATGGTGGCTTTGGTGGATATGGATATGGATATGGGTATGGTGCACCCATGTACGGAAGTGCTGGATATGGAGCTGGTGGTTATGGCATTCCCAGTGCTTATGGCGGTCCTGCTGGATATGGTGGTAGTAAAGGATATGGAGGAGTTGGCggcggcggtggtggtggttatGACAATGGTAAAGGATATGAGAGGGGTGGCAGTTCTTTGACTAGAAGATACCATCCTTATCAGAAGTGA